A region of Verrucomicrobiia bacterium DNA encodes the following proteins:
- a CDS encoding ABC transporter permease, translated as MNANPFRGFRAILYKEFIVVLRDPATLFFMFFPPLIQMIAFGFALDTDVRNLPMVVWDEDQTVESRQIVDRFVNTQTFRVVGHVHGADELALLMRQGKAAVGLQIPPGFTRNLHAGRSARLQMLIDGSNSTTASAALNTSIGVAFRESILQMPGMPGARELAVEVRPQILYNPAMRSPNFFVPGVIGLVLQIATVFATSMSLVRERERGTIEQLLVSPLSRWGLMLGKITPYLLIGMVMACGLFAIMRFVFHVPIAGDVSALLISSFLYIFALLSLGLLISTRAQNQMQALQISMMFMLPSVFFSGFIFPRATMPWIFQALGALLPATYFIELMRAIILRGASLVEFWKHLAVLGAMAAGLFALCALRFRRKIA; from the coding sequence ATGAACGCCAACCCTTTTCGCGGTTTCCGCGCCATACTTTACAAGGAGTTCATTGTGGTCCTCCGCGATCCCGCCACTCTGTTCTTCATGTTCTTCCCGCCATTGATCCAGATGATCGCATTTGGGTTCGCGCTGGATACCGACGTGCGGAACCTGCCGATGGTCGTGTGGGATGAGGATCAAACCGTCGAAAGCCGTCAAATCGTTGATCGATTCGTAAACACCCAAACCTTCCGCGTCGTCGGCCATGTGCATGGCGCGGACGAACTGGCGCTCCTGATGCGTCAGGGGAAGGCTGCGGTGGGTTTGCAGATCCCGCCGGGCTTCACCCGCAACCTTCATGCGGGCCGCAGCGCGCGCCTGCAGATGCTGATCGACGGATCGAATTCCACCACTGCGTCTGCCGCTCTGAATACGTCCATCGGTGTCGCCTTTCGCGAATCGATCCTTCAGATGCCGGGGATGCCGGGCGCGCGCGAACTGGCTGTCGAGGTGCGGCCCCAGATCCTTTACAACCCGGCCATGCGCAGTCCGAATTTTTTCGTTCCGGGTGTGATCGGGCTTGTGCTCCAGATCGCAACCGTGTTTGCCACGTCGATGTCCCTGGTGCGGGAGCGCGAACGCGGCACGATTGAACAACTGCTGGTCAGCCCGCTTTCCCGCTGGGGATTGATGCTCGGCAAAATCACTCCGTATCTGCTCATCGGAATGGTGATGGCCTGCGGCCTGTTTGCGATCATGCGCTTCGTCTTTCACGTTCCCATTGCGGGAGACGTGTCCGCGCTTCTGATATCCTCCTTCCTTTACATCTTCGCGCTGCTCAGCCTCGGGCTGCTGATCTCCACCCGCGCGCAGAACCAGATGCAGGCGCTGCAGATCTCGATGATGTTCATGCTGCCATCCGTGTTCTTCTCAGGATTCATCTTCCCGCGCGCGACCATGCCATGGATTTTCCAGGCGCTCGGCGCGCTGCTGCCTGCGACCTATTTCATCGAACTGATGCGCGCAATCATTCTTCGCGGGGCAAGCCTCGTGGAATTCTGGAAACATCTGGCGGTGCTGGGAGCCATGGCAGCGGGGCTCTTCGCGCTGTGCGCTCTGCGCTTTCGCCGAAAAATTGCTTAA
- the smpB gene encoding SsrA-binding protein SmpB: MADIVTNPKARRDYHILETFEAGIVLKGTEVKALRAGKGQISDAFARVENDEVFLHNVHIDEYTHGNLNNHQPKSARKLLLHKSEIRKLFGLASVKGNAIVPLSLYWKNGRVKVALGVGKGKAEFDKREDLKKKEADRELKRATMHRFKAR; this comes from the coding sequence ATGGCTGACATTGTCACCAACCCGAAAGCCCGGCGCGATTACCACATCCTCGAAACCTTCGAGGCGGGGATCGTGTTGAAGGGCACCGAGGTGAAGGCCCTCCGCGCGGGCAAGGGCCAGATCAGCGACGCGTTTGCGCGGGTTGAGAACGATGAGGTCTTCCTGCACAACGTCCACATTGACGAATACACGCACGGAAACCTCAATAATCATCAACCCAAGAGCGCCCGCAAACTCCTGTTGCACAAAAGCGAGATCCGCAAGCTCTTCGGTCTCGCATCCGTGAAGGGCAATGCGATCGTGCCGTTGTCGCTCTACTGGAAGAACGGCCGCGTCAAGGTCGCGCTCGGTGTTGGAAAGGGAAAAGCCGAGTTCGACAAGCGCGAAGACCTGAAGAAGAAGGAGGCGGATCGTGAATTGAAGCGGGCCACGATGCACCGCTTCAAAGCGCGTTGA
- a CDS encoding arylesterase — protein MIFVCTPMIRLLLAGVLSHLMPVFLFGADSPSATGGAPARTILVLGDSLAAGHGLEPDQSFPALLQDKIQRERWNFKVINAGLSGDTSAGGLRRLNWLLRQKVDVLVVELGANDGLRGIPPLTTKSNLQAIIDQTKEKYPGTQVVIAGMKMPPNMGETYTRQFEQVFKELAETNKAALVPFLLEGVGGRPDLNQGDRIHPTAKGQEILAENVWKILRPLLQRSVES, from the coding sequence ATGATTTTTGTTTGCACACCGATGATTCGCCTGCTGCTGGCAGGCGTCTTGTCGCATCTCATGCCTGTCTTTCTTTTTGGCGCCGACTCTCCGTCCGCGACAGGCGGTGCGCCAGCCCGAACCATTCTTGTGCTGGGCGACAGTCTCGCGGCGGGACACGGACTGGAACCGGACCAAAGTTTTCCCGCGCTGCTGCAGGACAAGATCCAGCGAGAGAGATGGAATTTCAAAGTCATCAACGCGGGGTTGAGCGGTGACACTTCGGCGGGCGGTTTGCGGCGCCTGAACTGGCTGCTGCGCCAAAAGGTGGATGTGCTCGTGGTGGAACTCGGCGCGAATGATGGTTTGCGCGGGATTCCGCCGCTTACGACTAAATCAAACCTGCAGGCGATCATCGACCAAACGAAGGAGAAATATCCCGGAACGCAGGTGGTCATCGCCGGCATGAAGATGCCGCCCAACATGGGCGAGACGTACACCAGGCAGTTCGAGCAGGTGTTCAAGGAACTCGCCGAGACCAACAAGGCAGCGCTTGTTCCATTTCTACTTGAAGGCGTTGGGGGGCGCCCGGACCTGAACCAGGGCGACCGCATTCACCCGACCGCAAAAGGCCAGGAGATCCTTGCCGAGAACGTTTGGAAAATCCTGCGGCCGTTATTGCAGCGATCGGTCGAGAGTTGA
- a CDS encoding DNA-directed RNA polymerase subunit omega — MNAELTKKALEKVGNPNVLINLVSRRVRQLNSGAGAMSRPLITEVGNLGVADIALLEIIEEKIGFEMPELVELTRPTAKKKKKA; from the coding sequence TTGAACGCTGAACTTACAAAAAAGGCTTTGGAGAAGGTTGGAAACCCCAACGTTCTGATCAATCTGGTGTCGCGCCGCGTGCGCCAGCTCAACTCCGGCGCCGGTGCCATGAGCCGTCCGCTCATCACTGAGGTCGGAAACCTGGGCGTGGCGGATATCGCCCTGCTCGAGATTATCGAGGAGAAGATTGGATTTGAGATGCCCGAGCTTGTGGAGCTGACGCGGCCCACCGCCAAGAAAAAGAAAAAGGCCTGA
- a CDS encoding efflux RND transporter periplasmic adaptor subunit translates to MLRRLFIPAVLLLAMAAFTSCGRGPSPELVSGTVQVDEVRVGSRHGGRVEKILAQEGDTLKAGQLLIRLDAAELPARKQHAAAVFAELEAGPRKEELAAAKADWESLRAELELALTNSKRAEELFASKTISVTERDAAVTRAATLEKGVAAARSRYDLLLAGTRPERIAQARAQLAEIESQLAETEIKSPSDAVLEVLSVKVGDVLAPNQPAATLILPHHIWVRVYVPQPWLGHIKLRDTVRVRVDAFPGRAFQGEVEQIQREAEFTPRNVQTVAERIKQVFGIKVRLDNSSGDLRAGMSADVEFPGVTE, encoded by the coding sequence GTGCTCAGGCGCCTCTTCATCCCCGCGGTCTTGCTGCTTGCAATGGCCGCTTTCACCTCGTGCGGGCGCGGTCCGTCGCCCGAACTGGTTTCGGGCACCGTGCAGGTGGATGAAGTGCGGGTGGGTTCCCGCCATGGCGGGCGCGTGGAGAAAATCCTGGCGCAGGAAGGCGACACACTCAAGGCGGGCCAGTTGCTGATTCGTTTGGACGCCGCCGAACTCCCCGCCCGAAAACAGCATGCGGCAGCAGTATTCGCTGAACTTGAAGCGGGTCCGCGCAAGGAGGAGCTGGCAGCGGCCAAGGCGGATTGGGAATCGCTTCGAGCCGAACTGGAGCTGGCGCTGACGAATTCCAAACGCGCCGAGGAACTCTTCGCCAGCAAAACAATTTCGGTCACCGAACGCGACGCCGCCGTCACGCGTGCGGCGACACTCGAAAAAGGTGTGGCCGCGGCGCGCAGCCGCTATGACCTGCTCCTTGCAGGAACACGCCCGGAGCGGATCGCGCAGGCGCGCGCTCAACTCGCGGAGATCGAATCCCAACTCGCCGAGACAGAAATCAAGTCGCCATCCGACGCGGTCCTCGAGGTGTTGAGCGTCAAGGTTGGCGATGTGCTTGCCCCGAATCAGCCCGCTGCAACACTGATCCTGCCGCATCACATCTGGGTGCGGGTTTATGTGCCCCAACCCTGGCTTGGCCATATCAAACTGAGGGATACAGTGCGCGTGCGCGTCGACGCCTTTCCCGGCCGCGCATTTCAGGGCGAGGTGGAACAGATTCAACGCGAGGCCGAATTCACGCCCCGAAACGTCCAAACGGTCGCCGAACGAATCAAGCAGGTTTTCGGAATCAAGGTCCGGCTCGATAACTCAAGCGGCGACCTGCGCGCCGGCATGTCGGCGGACGTGGAATTTCCGGGCGTTACGGAATGA
- a CDS encoding NAD-dependent epimerase/dehydratase family protein → METKRVVEKDPALKKDDLIVITGGGGFIGGNLALYFSKKGFTRIRAVDKKPLYEWYLHVPDVENLSLDCSIEENCRRVCEGAVEVYNLAADMGGMGFIERFRVECLRSILINTHMVESAYRAGARRYFFSSSACAYNTLLQQDPDVRALKESDAYPAMAERGYGWEKLVSEMFCEEYWHERGMKTAIARFHNVYGPNGTWTGGREKAPAAMCRKVIDAMETGKKEITIWGDGNQTRSFMYIDDCVKGIDMIMHSDELIATPINLGSSELVSINELLSKVEKIAGVKLKRTYDLNAPRGVAGRNSDNTFIKKVLKWEPNTPLDKGLAATYKWIREQYRKQKAGERVGIG, encoded by the coding sequence ATGGAAACGAAACGAGTTGTTGAAAAAGATCCGGCACTGAAGAAGGACGATCTCATTGTGATCACAGGCGGCGGCGGCTTTATCGGAGGCAATCTGGCTCTTTATTTCAGTAAGAAAGGTTTCACGCGGATTCGTGCTGTCGACAAAAAGCCGCTCTACGAATGGTATCTTCATGTTCCGGATGTGGAGAACCTCTCCCTGGATTGCAGCATCGAGGAGAATTGCCGGCGCGTTTGCGAAGGCGCCGTCGAAGTATACAACCTCGCCGCCGACATGGGCGGGATGGGATTCATTGAACGTTTTCGCGTTGAATGCCTGCGCAGCATCCTGATCAACACGCACATGGTGGAATCCGCCTACCGCGCCGGCGCCCGCCGCTATTTCTTCTCCTCCTCCGCATGCGCCTACAACACGCTCCTCCAGCAGGATCCCGACGTCCGCGCCCTCAAGGAATCCGACGCGTATCCCGCAATGGCCGAGCGCGGTTACGGCTGGGAAAAACTCGTTTCCGAAATGTTCTGCGAGGAATATTGGCATGAAAGGGGCATGAAGACCGCCATTGCTCGCTTCCACAATGTTTACGGACCCAATGGCACGTGGACGGGTGGCCGCGAAAAAGCACCCGCCGCGATGTGCCGCAAAGTCATCGACGCCATGGAGACGGGCAAGAAGGAGATCACGATCTGGGGCGACGGCAACCAGACCCGCAGCTTCATGTATATCGACGACTGCGTGAAAGGGATCGATATGATCATGCACAGCGATGAGTTGATTGCGACGCCGATCAATCTTGGCTCGAGCGAACTTGTATCGATCAACGAGCTTTTGTCGAAGGTGGAGAAGATCGCAGGCGTGAAGCTCAAGCGGACTTACGATTTGAACGCTCCCCGTGGCGTGGCAGGACGCAACAGCGACAACACGTTCATCAAGAAAGTGCTGAAGTGGGAGCCGAACACGCCTCTCGATAAAGGTTTGGCCGCGACCTACAAGTGGATCCGCGAGCAGTATCGCAAGCAGAAAGCTGGCGAACGCGTCGGCATTGGATAA
- the rpmB gene encoding 50S ribosomal protein L28 — MARICELTGKRPMKGSIIWRSGKSKKSGGIGTHVTAITKRRFMPNLQRVKAVMPNGEVRYVRVAASAIKKGLVTKAAKRTWKKDAPKAKA, encoded by the coding sequence ATGGCACGAATTTGTGAATTGACGGGTAAGCGGCCGATGAAGGGCAGTATCATCTGGCGCAGTGGTAAGTCGAAGAAGTCGGGTGGTATCGGCACGCACGTGACCGCAATCACCAAGCGCCGCTTCATGCCCAACCTGCAGCGCGTCAAGGCTGTCATGCCGAACGGCGAAGTCCGCTACGTCCGCGTCGCCGCCAGTGCGATCAAGAAAGGGCTGGTCACCAAAGCCGCAAAGCGCACCTGGAAGAAAGACGCGCCGAAAGCCAAGGCGTAA
- the hisG gene encoding ATP phosphoribosyltransferase: MSTKKLRFGLPKGSLQEATIEKMAKAGFNISVSSRSYIPYVDDDEMEIRLIRAQEISRYVEHGYLDCGITGHDWIVENSSKVHEVGEFLFSKVSRRPARWVLCVPESSPVKSVKDLQGKRIATEVVNITKKYLKKHGVQAEVEFSWGATEVKAHELVDAIVEVTETGSSLKANKLRIVDELLSSTPRLIANMDTWKDPWKKKKIETLAMLLKGALDAEAKVGLKMNIAEKNLESLLRSLPALRNPTISGLSLKGWVAVETIIDEHVVRELIPQLKAAGAEGIIEYPLNKVVY, translated from the coding sequence ATGAGTACGAAAAAGTTACGGTTTGGCCTGCCCAAAGGCAGCCTCCAGGAAGCCACCATCGAGAAGATGGCCAAGGCCGGTTTCAACATCTCCGTGAGCAGCCGCTCCTACATCCCTTACGTGGACGACGACGAGATGGAAATTCGTTTGATTCGCGCCCAGGAAATCAGCCGCTATGTCGAGCACGGCTATCTCGACTGCGGCATCACGGGGCACGACTGGATTGTCGAGAACAGCTCGAAGGTGCACGAGGTGGGCGAGTTTCTGTTCAGCAAAGTTTCCCGACGCCCCGCTCGCTGGGTTTTGTGCGTTCCCGAAAGTTCACCTGTGAAGTCCGTGAAAGATCTTCAGGGAAAGCGCATTGCAACTGAGGTGGTTAACATCACCAAAAAGTATCTCAAAAAGCACGGAGTTCAGGCAGAGGTCGAGTTCTCGTGGGGCGCCACCGAAGTGAAGGCGCACGAACTGGTGGACGCAATTGTCGAGGTGACGGAAACGGGTTCCTCGCTCAAGGCGAACAAGCTCCGCATCGTGGACGAACTGCTGAGCTCGACACCGCGGCTGATTGCAAACATGGATACGTGGAAGGATCCGTGGAAGAAAAAGAAGATCGAGACCCTGGCCATGCTGCTCAAGGGCGCGCTGGATGCCGAGGCGAAGGTCGGGTTAAAGATGAACATTGCCGAGAAGAACCTGGAAAGCCTCCTCCGAAGTTTGCCTGCGTTGCGCAATCCAACGATCTCGGGCTTGAGCCTCAAGGGTTGGGTGGCGGTTGAAACGATTATCGACGAACACGTGGTGCGGGAACTCATCCCGCAGCTCAAGGCAGCGGGCGCGGAGGGGATCATTGAATATCCATTGAACAAAGTGGTCTATTGA
- a CDS encoding class I SAM-dependent methyltransferase, which produces MNPATPRLRLRVSPAAESQLRAGHPWLFADSIREQNRPGETGELAVVYDRKDRFLAVGLFDPDSPIRMRVLHHGKPQKIDAAWWKAHLTAALQRRAGLFEADTTGHRWINGESDGWPALVLDRYSATLVLKIYSAAWLPRLSEVIALLRDSLAPESLVLRWSRNLRINAQRFSSDTPSTIPAGEDFVVYGSPITAPVEFLEHGIRFEADVLRGQKTGFFLDQRENRRRVQHLARSKRVLNAFSFSGGFSLHAARGGAASVTDLDISAHALASSARNFQLNKNHPAIRECHQERVQGDTFAWLANAEHHEFDLIILDPPSFARRENERATAIHAYERLATLGLQRLNRGGVMVACSCSAHVTNDEFFGAIRVAAKKSGRRFEELQTAAHPADHPATFPEAAYLKAIYLRVY; this is translated from the coding sequence ATGAATCCAGCAACGCCACGTCTTCGCCTTCGGGTTTCGCCTGCGGCAGAATCGCAGCTGCGCGCTGGGCATCCCTGGCTTTTTGCGGACAGCATCCGCGAGCAGAATCGGCCGGGCGAGACAGGCGAACTGGCCGTTGTCTATGATCGAAAGGATCGCTTCCTGGCGGTCGGCCTGTTCGATCCGGATTCGCCAATCCGCATGCGCGTGCTTCACCACGGAAAGCCGCAGAAGATCGATGCAGCGTGGTGGAAGGCGCACCTCACTGCCGCGCTGCAGCGCCGCGCAGGACTCTTCGAAGCCGATACCACTGGGCACCGCTGGATCAATGGCGAGAGCGATGGCTGGCCCGCGCTGGTGCTGGATCGCTACAGCGCAACCCTCGTCCTGAAGATCTATTCGGCGGCGTGGCTGCCGAGACTTTCAGAGGTGATCGCCCTTCTTCGCGATTCCCTTGCCCCCGAAAGCCTTGTGCTTCGATGGAGCCGGAATCTCCGAATCAATGCGCAGCGATTCTCATCAGATACGCCTTCGACGATTCCTGCGGGTGAGGATTTCGTCGTTTACGGTTCCCCCATAACTGCGCCTGTGGAATTCCTGGAACATGGAATTCGCTTCGAAGCCGACGTGTTGCGCGGCCAGAAAACCGGTTTCTTCCTGGACCAGCGGGAGAATCGGCGGCGCGTTCAGCATCTGGCGCGCAGCAAACGCGTGCTCAACGCGTTCAGCTTCTCGGGAGGATTTTCGCTTCATGCCGCCCGGGGCGGGGCGGCGTCGGTGACCGATCTGGACATCAGCGCGCATGCCTTGGCGAGCAGCGCCCGCAACTTTCAATTGAACAAGAATCATCCAGCAATCCGCGAATGTCACCAGGAACGCGTGCAAGGGGACACATTCGCCTGGCTGGCGAATGCGGAACACCACGAATTCGACCTCATCATTCTCGACCCTCCGTCGTTCGCGAGACGCGAAAACGAGCGCGCGACAGCCATTCACGCCTATGAACGTTTGGCGACTCTTGGGCTGCAGCGGCTGAACCGCGGCGGCGTAATGGTCGCCTGCTCGTGCTCCGCCCACGTCACAAACGACGAGTTCTTCGGCGCGATTCGCGTCGCAGCGAAAAAATCGGGGCGTCGATTCGAAGAGCTGCAAACGGCCGCTCACCCCGCCGATCATCCCGCAACCTTTCCCGAGGCAGCCTATCTGAAAGCCATTTATCTGCGGGTTTACTGA
- a CDS encoding TIGR00266 family protein, protein MAAMHEIDFTIHGNDMQFVEIELDPNEAAIAEAGGMMYMDDGIQMETIFGDGSQQNSGFLGALMGAGKRLLTGESLFMTVFHNRGQGKKRVAFGAPYPGKIIPVHLGDLGGEVLTQKDSFLCAAKGVSVGIAFTKRLGAGFFGGEGFILQRLQGDGLAFIHAGGTLLQRDLAPGELLRVDTGCIVGFQPTVEYDIQMVGGIKSAFFGGEGLFFATLRGPGRIWLQSLPLSRLAGRITAASPATGRGGREEGSLLGGLGRLIDGDE, encoded by the coding sequence ATGGCAGCGATGCACGAAATTGACTTCACGATCCACGGCAATGACATGCAATTCGTGGAGATCGAACTCGACCCAAATGAAGCCGCGATCGCAGAGGCTGGCGGCATGATGTACATGGACGATGGAATCCAGATGGAAACCATCTTCGGCGACGGCTCCCAGCAGAACAGCGGGTTTCTCGGCGCCCTCATGGGCGCGGGCAAACGCCTGCTCACGGGTGAATCGCTCTTCATGACGGTTTTCCACAACCGCGGCCAGGGCAAGAAGCGCGTTGCATTTGGCGCGCCTTACCCGGGAAAAATCATTCCCGTGCACCTCGGCGATCTCGGCGGCGAAGTCCTCACGCAAAAGGACTCATTCCTTTGCGCTGCCAAGGGCGTCAGCGTCGGGATCGCATTCACCAAGCGCCTCGGTGCTGGCTTCTTTGGCGGTGAAGGTTTCATTCTTCAGCGCCTGCAAGGTGATGGCCTCGCGTTCATTCATGCGGGAGGCACGCTTCTGCAACGCGACCTCGCCCCCGGCGAACTGCTCCGCGTCGATACCGGCTGTATCGTAGGCTTCCAGCCAACCGTGGAATACGACATCCAGATGGTCGGCGGCATCAAGAGCGCGTTCTTCGGCGGCGAAGGCTTGTTCTTCGCGACTCTGCGTGGGCCGGGCCGCATCTGGCTGCAATCCCTGCCCCTCAGCCGCCTCGCTGGCCGCATCACAGCTGCATCCCCGGCAACGGGCCGGGGCGGACGCGAGGAAGGTTCGCTTCTCGGCGGACTGGGACGCTTGATCGACGGCGACGAGTAA
- a CDS encoding NAD(P)/FAD-dependent oxidoreductase, with amino-acid sequence MAEQKPIHVVVLGAGFGGLEFCKHFRHPQARITVVDRTNHYLFQPLLYQVATCGLSAPDVAQPIRGILSGREDITVLFDKVADLNLSAKQVMLSCNVLKYDYLVMALGSQTGYFGHPEWERYAPGLKTLDDALRIRSQVLLAYERAEGTIDVADDERLMTTVVIGGGPTGVEMAGALAELARTVLARDFRRIDPSKARTILIEGSPEVLSHLPPDLSRSATRQLRELGVIVKTATRVKDIREGEVCLDSGETIRAANIIWAAGVAANPLTRKLGVPLDKAGRVKVNPDLSLPGFAEAFAVGDMALVLQDDGKPVPGVSPAAMQMGRHVARLIREDIDKGAERPGRGAFRYRDKGTMATIGRSAAVAWIGKFKFSGLLAWLAWLFVHLIFLIGFRNKIAVLFQWGYSYFAFKRSARLITYMPQETGIALESSTGGGVAREERVPEHAANRD; translated from the coding sequence ATGGCGGAGCAGAAACCCATTCATGTTGTGGTCCTGGGCGCCGGTTTTGGCGGGCTTGAGTTCTGCAAGCACTTTCGCCATCCGCAGGCGCGGATTACGGTTGTGGACCGTACGAATCATTATCTATTCCAGCCGCTGCTTTACCAGGTGGCCACGTGCGGCCTGTCCGCACCCGATGTCGCCCAGCCCATACGAGGAATTCTTTCCGGCCGCGAAGACATCACGGTTTTGTTCGACAAGGTCGCCGACCTGAACCTTTCGGCGAAGCAGGTGATGCTCAGCTGCAACGTCCTGAAATATGATTACCTCGTGATGGCGCTGGGAAGCCAGACGGGTTACTTCGGCCATCCGGAATGGGAGCGTTATGCGCCTGGCTTGAAGACTCTCGACGACGCATTGCGCATCCGCAGCCAGGTGCTTCTCGCCTATGAACGGGCTGAGGGCACGATCGACGTTGCCGACGATGAGCGTTTGATGACCACGGTGGTGATTGGCGGCGGGCCGACAGGCGTGGAGATGGCGGGTGCGCTGGCAGAACTTGCGCGCACGGTCCTGGCGCGCGATTTCAGGCGGATCGATCCATCCAAGGCGCGCACGATCCTGATCGAAGGTTCACCCGAAGTTCTATCGCACCTGCCGCCGGATCTCAGCCGCAGCGCCACCCGTCAACTTCGCGAATTGGGAGTCATAGTGAAGACTGCGACGCGTGTGAAAGATATCCGTGAAGGTGAAGTGTGCCTGGACAGTGGAGAAACCATCCGCGCTGCAAACATCATCTGGGCCGCGGGCGTCGCGGCGAATCCGCTGACGCGCAAGCTGGGCGTTCCGCTGGACAAGGCTGGACGCGTGAAAGTCAATCCAGACCTCAGCCTCCCGGGATTTGCGGAGGCCTTCGCCGTTGGCGACATGGCATTGGTGTTGCAGGACGATGGAAAGCCGGTGCCCGGAGTTTCGCCGGCGGCGATGCAGATGGGACGCCACGTCGCGCGGTTGATCCGGGAAGACATCGACAAAGGCGCGGAGAGGCCGGGCCGCGGCGCGTTTCGATATCGGGACAAGGGAACGATGGCAACGATCGGCCGGTCTGCGGCCGTGGCGTGGATCGGGAAGTTCAAGTTTTCAGGGTTGCTGGCCTGGCTCGCCTGGCTGTTTGTTCACCTGATTTTCCTGATTGGTTTCCGAAACAAAATCGCGGTGCTCTTTCAATGGGGATACTCGTACTTCGCATTCAAACGCAGCGCGCGATTGATCACATACATGCCACAGGAAACTGGAATAGCGCTGGAGTCCTCGACAGGCGGCGGTGTGGCGCGTGAAGAACGTGTTCCCGAGCACGCGGCGAACCGAGACTGA
- a CDS encoding ABC transporter ATP-binding protein, with amino-acid sequence MSAVDTGRPMIECAGLTKRFGRFTAVDNVTLQVGRGSIFGFLGPNGSGKSTVIRMLCGLLEPTAGTAHIGGFDVIRETDRIKSLIGYMSQKFSLYDELTVFENLQFYARLYGLRGAELDKRRDELVALTHLEPYLSRRAALLSGGWRQRLAMACSLLHRPSVLFLDEPTAGIDPVARRELWDLLFEFSSQGMTLFVTTHYMDEAERCSHVGYIHMSKLVVCGVPDHLKTMASVNPPGTRRLDVACEHVTTGLQAMRHMDGVLSATVFGQSMHLLVDDNLDEAAIRARLRQAGIEHADIHPIGPSLEDVFVALTSASNGTPK; translated from the coding sequence ATGAGCGCCGTCGACACCGGCCGGCCGATGATTGAGTGCGCTGGTCTGACCAAGCGGTTCGGCCGTTTCACCGCTGTGGACAACGTCACGCTGCAGGTCGGCCGCGGCTCGATCTTCGGGTTTCTCGGACCCAACGGATCTGGCAAATCCACCGTGATTCGCATGCTATGCGGCCTTCTCGAGCCCACCGCGGGCACCGCGCACATCGGCGGCTTCGATGTCATTCGCGAGACCGACCGGATCAAAAGCCTCATTGGCTACATGTCGCAAAAGTTTTCGTTGTACGACGAACTCACGGTCTTTGAAAACCTTCAGTTCTACGCGCGCTTATACGGCCTGCGCGGAGCCGAACTGGACAAGCGGCGCGATGAACTCGTCGCGCTCACGCATCTCGAACCTTATTTGAGCCGGCGCGCCGCATTGCTCTCGGGGGGCTGGCGGCAACGGCTCGCGATGGCATGCTCGCTCCTGCATCGGCCCAGTGTTTTGTTCCTCGACGAGCCCACTGCCGGGATTGATCCTGTCGCGCGCCGCGAGCTTTGGGATTTGCTGTTCGAGTTTTCAAGCCAGGGCATGACGCTCTTTGTCACCACGCATTACATGGATGAAGCGGAACGTTGCTCGCACGTCGGTTACATCCACATGTCGAAGCTTGTCGTCTGCGGCGTGCCCGACCATTTGAAAACAATGGCGTCCGTTAATCCTCCCGGAACGCGCAGGCTGGATGTGGCCTGCGAACACGTCACAACCGGCCTGCAAGCCATGCGACACATGGATGGCGTCCTCAGCGCAACGGTGTTCGGCCAATCGATGCACCTGCTCGTCGACGACAACCTTGACGAGGCGGCGATTCGCGCACGGTTGCGCCAGGCCGGCATTGAGCACGCGGACATTCACCCCATCGGTCCCTCGCTGGAGGATGTGTTTGTGGCTTTGACGTCGGCAAGCAATGGCACCCCGAAATGA